In Rhododendron vialii isolate Sample 1 chromosome 9a, ASM3025357v1, the following are encoded in one genomic region:
- the LOC131300145 gene encoding 7-deoxyloganetic acid glucosyl transferase-like translates to MDSTVEKLPPNILLFPFPAHSHIHFLLNLAELLCCRGGLHVTFLVADQTHRHLLNDTAVRSRFNRYSGFRFQNLRDGLPVRDSQGSLDKTMEFGSSFLKVAKQRFKEVLISLSSSSDWQKAEEDSDHVAGKSSIACIIVDSMMASFAVDAAGEAGIPIMCNYNACPSDFWTVLCVPKLIEAGEIPFQGDDLDVPIANVPGLEGLLRRRDLSSFLRVEDLSDKNAQFMINGVSQARRTRMILNTFEELEGPALAQMRSLCPGIYTVGPLHEHLKTRFTSMIPPNNLKKENTGCIAWLDAQPLRSVIYVSFGSIIVMSNDQIMELWHGLKNSGKRFLWALPNVADKEWRNKIPPELFEDSSRKGYIVAWAPQDDVLDHKAVGGFLTHCGWNSTLESIVAGVPMICLPYYGDQQCISRLIAEVWKIGLDMKDTCDRVIIQKMIKELMDTRREEFTQSADQIAKLAKNAVSEGGSSYINLDRLIEDIRSLDTD, encoded by the exons ATGGATTCTACGGTGGAAAAACTCCCTCCCAATATACTCCTCTTCCCCTTCCCAGCCCACAGCCACATCCATTTCCTACTCAATCTAGCAGAGCTTCTCTGCTGCCGCGGCGGCCTCCACGTCACCTTCCTTGTAGCCGACCAAACCCACCGCCACCTCCTTAACGACACTGCCGTCCGGTCTCGCTTCAACCGGTATTCCGGGTTCCGATTCCAAAACCTCCGCGACGGGCTTCCCGTACGAGACAGCCAAGGTTCCCTTGACAAAACGATGGAGTTCGGCTCCTCCTTTTTGAAAGTAGCGAAACAGCGTTTCAAAGAAGTTTTGATATCATTATCATCATCATCCGACTGGCAAAAGGCCGAGGAGGACTCTGATCACGTTGCCGGAAAATCGTCCATCGCGTGCATCATAGTGGATTCGATGATGGCGAGTTTTGCTGTGGATGCGGCTGGTGAGGCTGGTATCCCGATCATGTGTAACTACAATGCGTGCCCCTCTGATTTTTGGACAGTTCTTTGTGTCCCTAAACTCATTGAAGCAGGGGAGATTCCTTTTCAAG GAGACGATTTGGATGTGCCCATCGCAAACGTTCCGGGTCTCGAAGGTTTGCTCCGACGTCGTGATCTATCGAGTTTTTTACGTGTGGAAGACTTGTCGGACAAGAACGCCCAATTTATGATTAACGGAGTGTCTCAAGCCCGCCGAACACGTATGATACTCAACACATTTGAAGAGCTAGAAGGGCCCGCGCTTGCTCAAATGCGCTCCCTATGTCCGGGTATTTATACGGTCGGACCACTCCATGAGCACCTAAAGACAAGATTCACATCAATGATCCCTCCAAAcaatttaaagaaagaaaacacgGGTTGCATAGCGTGGCTTGACGCACAACCGTTGAGATCTGTGATTTATGTAAGCTTCGGAAGCATTATAGTGATGTCAAATGACCAGATCATGGAGTTGTGGCACGGTCTAAAAAATAGTGGAAAACGATTCTTGTGGGCACTTCCAAACGTAGCTGACAAAGAATGGAGAAATAAAATTCCGCCGGAGCTCTTTGAGGATTCGAGTCGAAAGGGGTACATAGTTGCATGGGCTCCACAGGATGATGTCCTGGACCACAAAGCTGTTGGTGGGTTTCTGACTCATTGTGGTTGGAATTCAACTCTAGAGAGTATTGTTGCGGGAGTTCCGATGATTTGTTTGCCCTATTATGGAGACCAACAGTGCATTAGCAGATTAATTGCCGAGGTATGGAAAATTGGATTGGACATGAAGGACACTTGCGATCGAGTCATAATTCAGAAGATGATAAAAGAGCTGATGGATACGAGGAGAGAGGAGTTTACGCAGTCAGCAGATCAAATCGCGAAACTGGCTAAAAATGCCGTCAGCGAAGGTGGCTCATCGTACATTAATCTGGACCGTTTGATCGAGGACATAAGGTCATTGGACACCGATTGA
- the LOC131300147 gene encoding 7-deoxyloganetic acid glucosyl transferase-like — MAHQEKSPLPPHVLIFPFPLQGHVNSMLKLAELLSLAAVHVTFLLSDFSHRRLLRHTDTHSRFSRYPGFRFETISDGLPDDHPRAGERIRDFMPSLKNVMGPLFEEMMVASDCLRSEDRRPVTCIIADGILSFAGDFALEKGIPLVYFRTISACAFWAYFCFQEVIEAGEVPLKGNGMDLLVKSVPGMEGFLRRRDLPGFCRVDEVSDPLFQVINTETGQTTRAEALILNTFETLEGPFLSHIQTRMPNLFTIGPLHAHLKTRLLEEKTTTTTLPLTTASGSFWEEDRSCIEWLDRKTPKSVVYVSFGSITVLSRDQLMEFWYGLVNSGQHFLWVMRPDSIAGKDGESQIPAEILEGTKEKGYMVGWAPQEEVLNHGAIGGFLTHNGWNSTLESIVVGVPMICWPYFADQMINSRFVSEVWKIGLDMKDTCDRVVIEKMVRDLMVVRKDEFIQSADRMAKMAKEAVCGGGSSYCNLDRFIEYIKSMIV, encoded by the exons ATGGCGCACCAAGAAAAATCCCCCCTCCCACCTCACGTGCTAATCTTCCCCTTTCCCCTCCAAGGTCATGTAAACTCCATGCTCAAGCTCGCCGAGCTCCTCTCCCTCGCCGCCGTCCACGTCACCTTCCTCCTCTCCGACTTCAGTCACCGCCGCCTCCTCCGCCACACCGACACCCACTCGCGGTTCTCCCGGTACCCCGGGTTCCGGTTCGAGACCATCTCCGACGGCCTCCCCGACGACCACCCGCGCGCCGGCGAGAGGATCAGGGACTTCATGCCTTCGTTGAAGAACGTGATGGGGCCGCTGTTCGAGGAGATGATGGTGGCCTCCGATTGCCTGAGGTCTGAAGATAGGCGGCCGGTGACGTGTATCATAGCCGATGGGATTTTGAGTTTCGCCGGCGATTTTGCACTGGAAAAGGGTATCCCGCTTGTTTATTTCCGTACGATTAGTGCTTGTGCTTTCTGGGCTTACTTCTGTTTTCAGGAAGTCATTGAAGCTGGTGAAGTTCCACTCAAAG GAAATGGAATGGACTTACTGGTAAAGAGTGTACCCGGAATGGAAGGATTTCTCCGGCGCCGCGACTTGCCCGGATTCTGTCGGGTCGACGAAGTATCAGACCCACTTTTCCAAGTAATAAATACCGAGACCGGACAAACCACTCGAGCAGAAGCCTTAATTCTCAACACCTTCGAAACCTTAGAAGGaccctttctctctcacatTCAGACCCGAATGCCCAATCTCTTCACAATCGGACCACTCCACGCCCACCTGAAAACTCGACTCTTAGAGGAAAAAACCACTACCACCACATTGCCGTTGACAACGGCCTCTGGTAGCTTCTGGGAAGAAGATCGATCCTGCATTGAGTGGCTCGACagaaaaaccccaaaatcaGTTGTCTACGTGAGCTTCGGAAGCATTACAGTTTTGTCAAGGGACCAACTCATGGAGTTTTGGTATGGGTTGGTAAACAGCGGGCAACACTTTTTATGGGTTATGAGGCCGGACTCCATTGCCGGAAAAGATGGGGAGAGTCAGATTCCGGCGGAGATTTTGGAGGGTACAAAGGAAAAGGGTTACATGGTTGGGTGGGCTCCACAGGAGGAGGTCTTGAACCATGGCGCTATTGGTGGGTTTTTGACACACAATGGGTGGAACTCGACTTTGGAAAGTATAGTTGTGGGAGTGCCGATGATTTGTTGGCCTTACTTTGCTGATCAGATGATTAATAGTAGATTTGTGAGCGAGGTGTGGAAGATTGGACTCGATATGAAAGATACTTGTGATCGAGTTGTAATCGAGAAGATGGTTAGAGATCTGATGGTTGTGAGGAAAGATGAGTTCATCCAATCGGCAGATCGAATGGCCAAGATGGCAAAAGAAGCTGTGTGCGGAGGTGGATCGTCGTATTGCAACTTAGACCGTTTTATTGAATACATCAAATCCATGATTGTCTGA
- the LOC131300150 gene encoding 7-deoxyloganetic acid glucosyl transferase-like yields the protein MAHQEKSPLPPHVLIFPFPLQGHVNSMLKLAELLSLAAVHVTLLLSDFSHSRLLRHTDTHTRFSRYPGFRFETISDGLPEDHPRAGETVTDIMPSLQSVTGPLFKEMMVASDFLRSEDRRPVTCIIADGILSFAGDFALEKGIPLVYFRTISACAFWAYFCIQEVIEAGEVPLKGNGMDLLVKSVSGMERFLRRRDLPGFCRVDEVSEFHFQVLKTETRQTPRAQAVILNTFETLEGPVLSHIRTRMPNLFTIGPLHTHLKTRLSEEKTATMLSSTASGSFWEEDRSCIEWLDRKPPKSVIYVSFGSITVLLRDQLMEFWYGLVNSGQHFLWVMRPDTIAGKDWESQIPAEILEGTKERGYTVGWAPQEEVLNHGAIGGFLTHSGWNSTMESIVAGVPMICWPYFADQMTNSRFVSEVWKIGLDIKDTCDRVVIEKMVRDVMVVRKDEFIQSADQMAKMATKAVSEGESSYCNLDRLIEYIRSIVV from the exons ATGGCTCACCAAGAAAAATCCCCACTCCCACCTCACGTGCTAATCTTCCCCTTTCCCCTCCAAGGCCACGTAAACTCCATGCTCAAACTCGCCGAGCTCCTCTCCCTCGCCGCGGTCCACGTCACCTTACTCCTCTCCGACTTCAGTCACAGCCGCCTCCTCCGCCACACTGACACCCACACGCGGTTCTCCCGGTACCCCGGGTTCCGGTTCGAGACCATCTCCGACGGCCTCCCCGAAGACCACCCGCGCGCCGGCGAGACGGTCACGGACATCATGCCTTCGTTACAGAGCGTGACGGGGCCGCTGTTCAAGGAGATGATGGTGGCTTCCGATTTCCTGAGGTCCGAAGACAGGCGGCCTGTGACGTGTATCATAGCCGATGGGATTTTGAGTTTCGCCGGCGATTTTGCACTGGAAAAGGGTATTCCGCTTGTTTATTTCCGTACGATTAGTGCTTGTGCTTTCTGGGCTTACTTCTGTATTCAGGAAGTCATTGAAGCTGGTGAAGTTCCACTCAAAG GAAATGGAATGGACTTACTGGTGAAGAGTGTATCCGGAATGGAACGATTTCTCCGGCGCCGCGACTTGCCCGGATTCTGTCGGGTCGACGAAGTATCCGAATTTCATTTCCAAGTACTGAAAACCGAGACCCGACAAACCCCTCGAGCCCAGGCTGTAATTCTCAACACCTTCGAAACGTTGGAAGGACCCGTTCTCTCTCACATCCGGACCCGAATGCCCAATCTCTTCACAATCGGACCCCTCCACACCCACCTGAAAACCCGACTCTCAGAGGAAAAAACCGCCACCATGCTGTCGTCCACAGCTTCCGGTAGCTTTTGGGAAGAAGATCGATCCTGCATTGAATGGCTCGACAGAAAACCCCCAAAATCAGTTATCTACGTAAGCTTCGGAAGCATTACAGTCTTGTTAAGGGACCAACTCATGGAGTTTTGGTATGGGTTGGTAAACAGCGGGCAACACTTTTTATGGGTTATGAGGCCGGACACCATTGCCGGAAAGGATTGGGAGAGTCAGATTCCGGCGGAGATTTTGGAGGGTACTAAGGAAAGGGGTTACACGGTTGGGTGGGCCCCACAGGAAGAGGTTCTTAACCATGGCGCTATTGGTGGGTTTTTGACACACAGCGGGTGGAACTCGACTATGGAGAGTATAGTTGCGGGAGTGCCAATGATTTGTTGGCCTTACTTTGCTGATCAGATGACTAATAGTAGGTTTGTGAGCGAGGTGTGGAAGATCGGACTCGATATAAAAGATACTTGTGATCGAGTTGTAATCGAGAAGATGGTGAGAGATGTGATGGTTGTGAGGAAAGATGAGTTCATCCAATCGGCAGATCAAATGGCCAAGATGGCCACAAAAGCTGTAAGCGAAGGTGAATCGTCGTACTGCAACTTGGACCGTTTGATTGAGTACATCAGATCCATTGTTGTCTGA